Proteins encoded by one window of Rubinisphaera margarita:
- a CDS encoding TadE/TadG family type IV pilus assembly protein, giving the protein MTRFFRKPVEKNTRRGAATVEFAVTIPVFALFLVALIEFGHAYMVQTTLRAAAKKAARMGVANGVTTDEVSSEAMKIVSSAVRTDNLTVLIKDANIFDTSDAPTENLNITNLPDIALQDAETRHLFIVRLELPYDEVALFPPFWVNNLTLHSQSVMRHE; this is encoded by the coding sequence ATGACTCGATTCTTCCGAAAACCTGTTGAAAAGAACACCCGACGCGGTGCGGCGACTGTTGAGTTCGCCGTGACGATTCCGGTGTTCGCTCTGTTTCTGGTCGCGCTGATCGAGTTCGGACATGCCTACATGGTGCAGACGACTCTTCGGGCGGCCGCAAAGAAAGCCGCTCGTATGGGAGTCGCGAACGGAGTGACAACGGACGAAGTCTCAAGCGAAGCCATGAAGATCGTCTCCTCTGCCGTGAGAACGGACAATCTCACCGTGCTCATTAAAGACGCGAACATCTTCGATACGTCGGATGCTCCCACTGAGAATCTCAATATCACGAACCTGCCAGATATTGCGCTGCAGGATGCTGAGACCCGGCACCTGTTTATCGTACGGCTCGAACTCCCTTACGACGAAGTGGCGCTGTTTCCCCCGTTCTGGGTCAACAATCTGACCTTGCACAGTCAATCGGTGATGCGTCACGAGTAA
- a CDS encoding methylated-DNA--[protein]-cysteine S-methyltransferase, translated as MSDQELYLSAFPTTFGWCGIIGRDRCLRRVLIGGRDRDEILLKASDTTTSSEDWFAECRESIQRYAAGEFVDFSGFEIDLTPFTPFQTQVLKRVRQVAYGRTASYGQIATRCGRPGAARAVGGAMSRNPIPLIIPCHRVIGSSGRLTGFSAPRGLDLKQQLLDLEQRTLFSGH; from the coding sequence ATGAGTGATCAGGAACTCTATCTCTCCGCCTTTCCGACAACATTCGGATGGTGCGGGATCATCGGCCGGGATCGCTGCCTGCGCCGAGTCTTGATCGGCGGGCGTGATCGCGATGAGATCCTGCTCAAAGCCTCAGATACGACAACGTCGAGCGAGGACTGGTTCGCCGAATGCCGCGAGTCGATTCAGCGGTACGCCGCTGGCGAGTTCGTCGATTTCTCCGGATTCGAGATCGATCTGACCCCGTTCACGCCGTTTCAGACGCAGGTGCTGAAACGAGTTCGGCAGGTGGCCTACGGTCGCACGGCCAGCTATGGTCAAATTGCGACACGGTGTGGCCGCCCCGGTGCGGCTCGAGCCGTCGGCGGCGCTATGTCCCGCAATCCCATCCCGCTCATTATCCCCTGCCATCGCGTCATCGGATCCAGCGGTCGACTGACCGGTTTCAGTGCTCCCCGGGGCCTCGACCTGAAACAGCAGCTGCTTGACCTGGAGCAGCGGACACTGTTCTCCGGTCATTGA
- a CDS encoding TadE/TadG family type IV pilus assembly protein — MQVISKRKSVRNPGENRRGAALVEFAIVAPLFLTLILGTVEIGNALEASSQINAALREAGRLAGMDWVDIVADGETPNEKVIRDIRNFLKAGGYPGDDMAITITSAEDNDYGSTFDLADPDNEMRLFQIAATIPFETISAFPHGFMNGHNISGRIVMRAGRISLMD, encoded by the coding sequence ATGCAGGTCATTTCCAAGCGAAAATCTGTTCGAAATCCCGGTGAAAACCGACGGGGAGCGGCGTTAGTCGAGTTCGCAATCGTTGCGCCACTCTTTCTTACGCTCATCCTGGGCACCGTAGAGATCGGCAACGCCCTTGAGGCCTCCTCTCAGATCAACGCCGCACTTCGGGAAGCGGGGCGTCTGGCGGGGATGGACTGGGTCGACATCGTCGCGGACGGCGAAACGCCGAATGAGAAAGTGATTCGCGACATTCGCAACTTCCTGAAGGCCGGCGGCTATCCCGGCGATGACATGGCCATCACGATCACATCGGCCGAAGACAACGACTACGGCTCCACGTTCGATCTGGCCGATCCCGACAACGAAATGCGGCTCTTCCAGATCGCAGCCACGATCCCCTTTGAAACCATCTCCGCGTTCCCTCACGGATTCATGAACGGTCACAATATATCGGGACGAATTGTGATGCGGGCGGGCCGCATTTCGTTAATGGACTGA